A genome region from Bacillaceae bacterium IKA-2 includes the following:
- a CDS encoding phage tail protein has translation MKILITSDEKMLNDVQNTLGEFHKKAPNAIANALNRGVSNMNSNARKEIRKQYNIKAGDVSPTLKAFRASRASLGASVQSKGGVIPLDRFKVSPKTINPRRKSPIKAAVKKGGTKSLGSGFMADINGPKIFRRSGKSRLPIQRLFGPSVPQMLESEIIREEIQQKGQETFENRLEHEVKRILDKGRS, from the coding sequence ATGAAAATACTAATCACAAGTGACGAGAAGATGCTTAACGATGTGCAGAACACTCTTGGCGAATTTCACAAAAAAGCCCCGAATGCCATTGCAAACGCTTTGAATCGTGGTGTTTCAAATATGAATAGCAATGCAAGAAAAGAGATTCGAAAACAATACAATATCAAAGCAGGGGATGTAAGTCCGACATTGAAGGCATTTAGAGCTTCACGCGCAAGTCTAGGTGCTTCAGTTCAATCAAAAGGTGGCGTTATTCCACTCGATAGATTCAAAGTATCGCCGAAAACAATCAACCCTAGACGAAAATCACCGATTAAAGCAGCTGTAAAAAAAGGTGGAACAAAGTCTTTAGGTAGTGGGTTTATGGCTGATATTAACGGTCCAAAAATATTTAGAAGATCAGGGAAATCTCGTTTACCAATTCAGCGGTTGTTTGGTCCTTCTGTACCTCAAATGTTAGAAAGTGAAATAATAAGAGAGGAAATACAACAAAAAGGACAAGAAACTTTTGAAAACCGTCTCGAGCATGAAGTTAAGCGAATTCTTGATAAAGGGAGATCATAA